AATGTTGTTAGTGGTGACGTTAACCGTGTAAACTGCTGCAAAGTCAGCATCACCATCCCCTCCCCATGGAAAGTCCTGCCAGAGTATCCGGAAGCTAATGGAAGCAAGTGCACCGTTAGCATCCGTTGAAAAGTCACGGATCTGCAACTTGAGGAAGCTGCATGGAAAAAACTCACTTTCATAGTTATTACCTGTTCCCGGTGTTGCCTGACACACAGGAGTGAGGCTCACGGTTCGGGTTGTCCCCCCGCCAACTGGCACTGCAAATCTGAGATCCGGTATGCTTTTGGCCAGTTCGACGACATAGGTACTGACATTTTGGGTTCCTGACAGACCTGATCGCAGGTCGTTGGTAAAAGCGAAATGGCTGAGACCGGAGACATAGTAACTTCCTTCCATCATGGGGACTTCCGGACAAATGCCCCTGGCCTGACTGAGGCGACTGATGGTTCGGGGCAGACATTGCCTGACACCACTGACCCCGGCAACCTCACCAACAACATAATCACCCGGAAAGTTTAATTCGGGCTCCAGCGTGCCTATTTGATCGGTCAAGGAACTGAGCTGGGTTAATCCTCCGGTGAGGATATCCCCAAGGTCTCCAAAATCATCGTGGTCATAAGAATTTTGCCCAGTCGAGAGCAGGATGATCGAACAGTTGGAGCAGGCGTTTCTCACGTTAAGGGGGTCTTGCCAGGCTGGCTTGGACAGCCCAAGGTCTGTACCCGTTGAGAAATCTGAAGAAGGGTTTGACTGACCGCTGAAATACCGAAGAGCCTCCAGATAAATTTCCGAGATTGGGTTGCCCCAGTCCCGACAGGGTAGTGGTGTCGTACGACAGCTAAAGGACAGACTTTGTAAATCGCCTACCGGGTAACAACCTGCTGGTGCTGTCCCGCCGCAGCTCATGAAATCGGTTGAATAGTCGTATTCTGACATTCTAAAGTCGTTAATATTGGCAACGATGCCATCATTGAGGATGAATTGCCCTGTAGACTGATTGATTTCATCTTGGGCTGAGCCAATGTTTTTCCTGACAATCCCGCCGCTGATATTGGCATCGAAGCTGCCGGTAATCAGTCCGAAATGAACATCTTCCTGTCGCCTTTGTATCAGGCCAACGGGTTTTTTGTTGCCGCCATAGTCTACACAGCCAACATAAGTAGAGGCACTGTGGCAGACCTCTACCCGTGCTTCCAGCGATGCCTGGGCAGTGCCACCGCAACGCAATTTCCCCCTTCCAGCCCACTCATCGACAGTATTGCTCCAACCTGCTTCATTTACGTAAGGGTTGGTGGCTGTGGCGGTGCGAATTCTTACACGCGGTGTGCCTGAAGCCGATGCTGTGGCATTGCACAAAGCAATGGCTGTGCCTGTGAAGGGGGTCAGCTCATTGAGTGAAGGCCACCCGGACTGCGGCTCGTAGACTTTGTTAAAAGCATGCCAGTCGTTGGGAATCTCACCCCGTTCCAGTATGGTCAGGGTCTGGGTGTCAGTAGAGCGCATGCCACCGTATATCAACTTTCGTACCAGATCGATGCGGCTCATCGTACCCCAGTTCAGAAAATTACCGCTCCAGGTAGCACCATTGCAGCTGTGTCCGTTAGTGCCTGTTGCTCTGGCTACAGGTCTGAAACGACTAAGACTGTGCGAATAACACCAGTCTGACTCAAAATAGCCAGCGTAATTGATGGTGTCCTTGTAGGTGATATCCATTAATCCGTCACCATCAAGATCGCTGTAGTCATCATACACTTTTTTGAACAGCTCATGGTCAAAAGACAGAGTCAGCATCACTTGTGGTATCCCGCGGGAGCTACCCTGAATCGGGCCAAAAGCGTAATTTGCCGAGGAAGCCAGAAGTCTTTGATGGTCTGAATAGAGAATGCAGATAAAAAATAAAATCAGTCCCGGTAACTTGTTCATCGGCGTCCCTGTCTGACGATTTTCCAGTGTCATTCAATACGTTATCTTATCGACAAGTATTTTGTCTTGTGCAATCTCTGAATGACTACAAAATAGGGTATCTATACCCATCGCCTTTCAAGATGCTACGTTGTTGTCAGCGTTCGCTCACCCCGATCACCTACTACTCGTAGGCTCACGGGGCTTCGCTCACTTGCCGCCTAGTAGCATCTTGAAATCCAATGGGTATAAGGTTGTTCAATGACGGAATAGAAAAAACAGAACATTACCAGCAATCAGTCGTGGCATTGCCACTGGCGTCAAAGCTTGCTCTTTCTCCGAGATGGTTCAAAGTGAGTGCCTGACAGTTAGTATCCATTGTCTGGGCACTACCTGATGCAGGGACTGCCCTCAGGGTGAATTGTTGTGGGGCTGCAGGTGGGGGGCTTCCCTCAGGGGTTGAGACTGAAATCGTATAAAATCCATTGATCGATGCAGTGCCACCAAGGTCATTGGTATCCATGGAGTAAGCGTAACTGTATGCATAAATACGCTCTTGGGCTGCTGCCGCAGAGGCCAGGGCAGTATGAGCGTCGCTACGACGACCCTCAATAACATATTGTTGGTAGGAAGGTGTCGCTACGGCAAGAAGAATGCCAATGATAGCCACCACAATCATAAGCTCGATAAGGGTAAAACCCTGTAAATTTTTTATCATTGGCAGTTCCTGTTGCTTATCTATCATTCTGCAGCTTTATTCTTACCGCTTAAAAGTACTTTGCAGCATCACATGGGTACTTGTGTTATCGACACGGGATAGAGCAGTTATTCGATAATATTTTGACCAGTCAGCAGGATTGGTCAGGTCAGGCTCCAAACCGGCGAGTATCCGTGGTGTGTAACAGATGAACTCAATGATATAGCGGGAGCTGGTTCCGCTTGGTGTACTTGATGCGTTAATCGTTCGGGTTGCACTTTTCCAAAGGTTGCTGTCCTGCCAGACTTTGGTATTACCACTGCGGCAACCAATAATGCTGTTGGCTCTCGTACCATTGAAACACAGCCCGTTGGAACAGGAACTGTCAAATTGGCTGATGTCATAGCAAGCACTTTGGTTGACGAGACAACGCTCAGCTTCAAGTAAAGCGGCTTCCGCTGCGACTTGTGCAATTTGATTATTGCGGTAACTGGCAGAAACCTTTTGTAACAAACTTGAGGATTGTATGGTAATTAAACCAGCAAATGCCATCAGACCCACAAACGTGATGGAGTAAAGCAGGGCAGAGCCGCATTGTCTGCTTGGCTTGTTATGCATAGCTAGTTCCTTAGTGCAACGGTCATCGTGTATTCCCTTCTCAGGTAACGATCTGCATCTCCAGAGGCATCTGGAGGTGGCGTTATGGTTGCTCCGTCAAAAAAATAATCAATAGGGGCTACATCTATTGGAACAACGGGTGTTTCACTGCGTACAAGAAGGTGAATTTTCACTGAAGTCACTGTGTGCCAGTCAACATGTCTGTATGTTCTGTCTCCTGCACCGATGTATTGGTTAGCCGCGCCATCATCATTGGTATCAAGACCATAATAAATACGCATGTTTTCAATACCATCTACAAGAGGGATGCCGTTTATGTTCTCGACATCTTTTCGGAAAAGCGTAGGCAGGTCATTTTCCATGCGAATATAATAAGCGACAGAGTCAAGAGGAATAACATACCCCGGGTTAAATGAGGTAATTCCTGTAGAACTGGAGCTATCATAGCAGCGAAAATTACCTTTAAGTTGAACCGTGCAGTTCTGGAAATTTGTTCCACTGCCTGCGGAATACTGGATATTGGTTGTACTCACGGAAGACAATGTGATGAGAGACACCTGATAGCAATCCTGCCGGATAAGCCCAACAGGTCGATCAGCGGCAAGTAAGTTGCTGGCGTCACTATTAAGTGTCAATGTATTTGAGCCAGTGTTATCACGAGTGACTTCAAATGCAACATCGGGATTAAGCTTGAAAATGGTCAGGCCTTCCGTTATTGAGGATGTGTCAATTTTGGATTGCGTATCAGATAGTGAAAGGCCTTGAACTTTGTGATTATTGGTTAACCATTCATGGGTAGTCAGGCTACTGCGCAACGCATTTCCGATTTGTGTTTGTTTAATACAGCCTGTATAGCCTGCCATATAAAGGTCACTGACCATTTTATTGATAGCAAATCTTGCAGCTTCCTGCATCAGCCCAAGCTGCCGATTTAGAGTATTACTGCGATTATTTGCCAAGAATATATGAGTAATGGCTGTAATAATGATCAGGCTGATCAACATGGATATCAATAGTTCAATGAGCGTAAGGCCGCTCTGCCCATTTTTGGAAGGGGCTACTGTCTTTGCAAGGGGGGGCGTTACTCTACCAGTCATTACATTAGTCCCCTCAGAATAACCTCTTGTGGGAGACTTTGTCCTTTACTGTCATCAAAGGAAATGGTGATGGTGTATTCTCTAATCCCGGAAGTATCGGTAAAAGCAATGGTTCCATCACCACTGGGCAAGTGTGTGTTGATTAAGAATTTCCATTGGTTAATATCATACTGAGCCAGTTGAGCTGGAGTACAGGAAGACGTTTCACAAGTAGTCGGGTAAACGGCTGGAATATTGCCTGTTGTAATGGAATAGCCGGTTCCAGTTGTTGAGTATGTTCTATTGGCAATAATTCGGTTCATCATATCGTAAGCGAATTGATTAGCCAGAGTGTTTAGTCTGGCTTGGTTATGATATTGGATACTTTGATTCTGTAAGGCCGCTGCGCCGAGCAAACCGGAACCAACAATTAAAGTGGCGATCATAACCTCAATGAGAGTTAAGCCCCTGTTAGCTTTCTTTCTGGGCAAATGTGCTTGATATTTTATCATGGGCAGCTTACCGAATCTGTAGCCCGAACCCTTCCGGAAAGGCTGATATTAATCCCTTTTGCTATGCTGTTGTTATTTATGTCACAGAGTTTGAATTGACCAGTATTGGCAGAAGGTACTGTCCCATCCCTAAGAAATAGAATGGTGTTATTTTTTTCCCAGGAAATTGTAACACTGGACTCCAGATGTCTCATTAATAACATTTCATCATCTGTTGAGCTGCGCGTTGCTGCTCCGGAACTTCTGTCAAAGGCAGGGTCAAGTGTACCGTTATTATTTTTGTCAATAAATACGATCCATCCGGTTGACCAATCATTGTTTGTTGTTGTACAGCTGACAGAGTTGCTTTTAATTGAATTTGAAGCACAAATCACGACTTGTGCTCCATTTTGAATGGCTTCTGCTCTGGCAAAAAATAGACCGGACATGAGGCTTTGTTGAATCGAGTTTAAATTAATGTTGCGAACGATTAAACCAACCTGAGAAAAAGCAGCAGCTAATATAATGCTACCAATAAGGATAGTTATCATCAGTTCTATTAGTGTAAAGCCATTATGAAAGTGCTTCATGGTTGGAGTCGATATTTATAAATAGTTAGAGTTGTAATTTTCTATGACCGCAGTAGGGCAGACTATTCTCGGTCAGGCTCCTAGTATAAGTCTAGAATAGTATGAGTCTAGAAAAAACAGGCAAGATGTTTGAATGAATCAATGTTTTGTTGTTATTTTTAAATGGTTTTTTGTATGAGAAAGTTTTGTTTGTTTTTTGACATTCAACTGTTTTATAAAAGTGGCAGTTTAGATTAAATAAATAAACCTGATTGAAATTCGAGACTTCAGTGGTTGAACCGGGGCTCCGTAATGGCAGAAAATAATCAAGATATCATCCGGCTTTTGATTGTTGATGGACTTGCCGAAGAGGCTGAAGCCATTCTTAATGTATTTCGTGATGCAGGACATTCAACCCGCGCCCACCATGTTGTTTCCATGGAAAGTCTGGATGAAGCGCTGTCAGGCCGACAGAAGTGGGATCTGTTATTAATTTCTGAACTGGATGTACCAGAGGCGCTGAC
Above is a window of Endozoicomonas montiporae CL-33 DNA encoding:
- a CDS encoding PilW family protein, producing MTGRVTPPLAKTVAPSKNGQSGLTLIELLISMLISLIIITAITHIFLANNRSNTLNRQLGLMQEAARFAINKMVSDLYMAGYTGCIKQTQIGNALRSSLTTHEWLTNNHKVQGLSLSDTQSKIDTSSITEGLTIFKLNPDVAFEVTRDNTGSNTLTLNSDASNLLAADRPVGLIRQDCYQVSLITLSSVSTTNIQYSAGSGTNFQNCTVQLKGNFRCYDSSSSTGITSFNPGYVIPLDSVAYYIRMENDLPTLFRKDVENINGIPLVDGIENMRIYYGLDTNDDGAANQYIGAGDRTYRHVDWHTVTSVKIHLLVRSETPVVPIDVAPIDYFFDGATITPPPDASGDADRYLRREYTMTVALRN
- a CDS encoding GspH/FimT family pseudopilin, with translation MKHFHNGFTLIELMITILIGSIILAAAFSQVGLIVRNINLNSIQQSLMSGLFFARAEAIQNGAQVVICASNSIKSNSVSCTTTNNDWSTGWIVFIDKNNNGTLDPAFDRSSGAATRSSTDDEMLLMRHLESSVTISWEKNNTILFLRDGTVPSANTGQFKLCDINNNSIAKGINISLSGRVRATDSVSCP
- the pilV gene encoding type IV pilus modification protein PilV is translated as MIKYQAHLPRKKANRGLTLIEVMIATLIVGSGLLGAAALQNQSIQYHNQARLNTLANQFAYDMMNRIIANRTYSTTGTGYSITTGNIPAVYPTTCETSSCTPAQLAQYDINQWKFLINTHLPSGDGTIAFTDTSGIREYTITISFDDSKGQSLPQEVILRGLM
- a CDS encoding pilus assembly PilX family protein, whose translation is MHNKPSRQCGSALLYSITFVGLMAFAGLITIQSSSLLQKVSASYRNNQIAQVAAEAALLEAERCLVNQSACYDISQFDSSCSNGLCFNGTRANSIIGCRSGNTKVWQDSNLWKSATRTINASSTPSGTSSRYIIEFICYTPRILAGLEPDLTNPADWSKYYRITALSRVDNTSTHVMLQSTFKR
- a CDS encoding type IV pilin protein, yielding MIDKQQELPMIKNLQGFTLIELMIVVAIIGILLAVATPSYQQYVIEGRRSDAHTALASAAAAQERIYAYSYAYSMDTNDLGGTASINGFYTISVSTPEGSPPPAAPQQFTLRAVPASGSAQTMDTNCQALTLNHLGERASFDASGNATTDCW